Proteins encoded within one genomic window of Lactococcus garvieae:
- a CDS encoding glycosyltransferase family 4 protein — MTRTVAFFSGFYVPFFGGIERYTYNIAKKLIARGYRVIIVTSKHSETLSYESIDEGIKIYRLPIYDFGKRRYPFLKKNILYQKLLKEIKEEDIDYYVINTRFQLPSLLGATLAKEKGKQAIVIEHGTTYLTVNNKLFDRILHCIERLLIAKVKRNSRIFYGVSQEAANWLVEFGIESKGVLYNAIDSSDFLKYYQ, encoded by the coding sequence ATGACGCGAACAGTCGCTTTTTTTAGTGGTTTTTATGTTCCTTTTTTCGGTGGAATAGAAAGATATACTTATAATATAGCAAAAAAGTTGATAGCACGAGGTTATCGAGTGATCATTGTCACTTCCAAGCATTCTGAAACATTATCTTATGAATCTATAGATGAAGGAATTAAAATATACCGACTGCCTATTTATGATTTTGGTAAAAGGCGTTATCCATTCCTTAAAAAGAACATCCTTTATCAAAAATTATTAAAAGAAATTAAAGAAGAAGATATCGATTACTATGTTATTAATACACGGTTTCAACTGCCTTCTCTGCTAGGAGCAACACTAGCCAAAGAGAAAGGGAAACAAGCAATTGTTATTGAGCACGGTACTACTTATCTTACAGTAAATAATAAATTATTTGATAGAATTTTGCATTGTATTGAACGTCTATTAATAGCCAAAGTGAAGAGAAATTCAAGAATCTTCTATGGTGTATCGCAAGAAGCAGCAAACTGGTTAGTAGAGTTTGGGATAGAGTCTAAGGGAGTTTTATATAATGCCATAGATAGTAGTGATTTTTTAAAATATTAT
- a CDS encoding ribose-phosphate diphosphokinase: protein MTYSDAQLKLFSLNSNPELADKISKIMDVPLGKVTSKQFSDGEIMINMEESVRNRDVYIIQSTSCPVNDNIWELLIMIDACVRASAHSVNIVMPYFGYARQDRTASSREPITAKLVADMLVKAGADRLLTLDIHAVQVQGFFDIPVDNLFTVPLFAEYYMKQGLFGDDVVVVAPKNSGIKRARSLAEYLESPIAIVDYEDDDAKRENGYIIGNVEGKKVILIDDILNTGVTFSNAASVVREAGADDVYAVASHGLFTNTAADLLENSGICEVLITDSVATKNRKPANAKYLSVDKHLADAILRIHEGRPVSPLFKFDKNQD from the coding sequence GTGACTTATTCTGACGCACAACTTAAACTTTTTTCACTGAACTCAAATCCGGAGTTAGCTGATAAGATCAGCAAAATTATGGATGTACCATTGGGGAAAGTAACTTCAAAACAATTTTCTGATGGAGAAATCATGATTAATATGGAAGAGAGTGTTCGTAATCGTGATGTGTATATTATCCAGTCAACAAGTTGTCCAGTCAATGATAATATTTGGGAATTATTGATTATGATTGATGCTTGCGTCCGTGCCTCTGCACACTCTGTCAATATCGTTATGCCATACTTTGGATATGCACGTCAAGACCGTACTGCTTCAAGTCGTGAACCTATCACTGCTAAACTTGTCGCTGATATGCTTGTAAAGGCTGGTGCTGATCGTCTATTGACTTTAGATATTCATGCAGTTCAAGTTCAAGGTTTCTTTGATATTCCTGTGGATAACCTCTTTACTGTTCCACTATTTGCAGAATATTACATGAAGCAAGGATTATTTGGTGATGATGTTGTTGTTGTTGCGCCAAAAAATTCTGGTATCAAACGTGCGCGTAGCCTTGCTGAATATTTAGAATCTCCTATTGCTATCGTTGACTATGAAGATGATGACGCAAAACGTGAAAATGGCTACATCATTGGGAATGTCGAAGGTAAAAAAGTTATCTTGATTGACGATATCTTAAATACAGGTGTAACTTTCTCAAACGCAGCATCTGTTGTGCGTGAAGCGGGGGCAGATGACGTCTATGCTGTAGCAAGTCACGGTTTATTTACAAATACAGCTGCTGATTTACTCGAAAACTCTGGTATCTGCGAGGTATTAATCACAGACTCTGTTGCAACTAAAAACCGTAAACCGGCCAATGCAAAATACTTGAGTGTAGATAAACATTTGGCTGATGCGATTCTTCGTATTCATGAAGGTCGTCCAGTATCACCACTCTTCAAATTTGATAAAAACCAAGATTAA
- a CDS encoding YxeA family protein, translated as MKKRLLLVIVGVLFMDIGYFWYSFNHGHLSYFVSLQKNEEVEISKDEGKANAELYTYKVKGYSSKGVEKDIELKSREKLKSEVYLEVLYDRKKGVVSWKERTRYEVPKTALKHLK; from the coding sequence ATGAAAAAAAGATTACTTCTTGTTATTGTAGGTGTATTATTTATGGATATCGGATATTTTTGGTACAGCTTTAATCATGGACATCTCAGTTATTTTGTTTCTCTTCAAAAGAATGAAGAAGTTGAAATTTCAAAGGATGAGGGTAAAGCAAATGCTGAGCTATATACTTATAAAGTCAAAGGATACAGTTCAAAGGGTGTAGAGAAAGATATTGAGCTGAAATCTAGAGAGAAATTAAAAAGCGAGGTCTATCTAGAAGTTTTATATGATAGGAAAAAAGGAGTGGTAAGTTGGAAAGAGAGAACGCGATATGAAGTTCCTAAAACAGCCCTAAAGCACTTGAAATAA
- a CDS encoding helix-turn-helix domain-containing protein, translated as MDLYEKIKALAAQKHISIRQLEEKVGIANGTIRQWGRKNPGVNNVKLVADFFHVTVDYLLGSEEKPSLKEPIDLADLVDENKVDWDEWVSFDGKPLTDEVKTALKLILGKRLED; from the coding sequence TTGGATTTATACGAAAAAATAAAAGCGCTCGCAGCGCAGAAACATATTTCTATTCGACAGCTGGAAGAAAAAGTTGGAATTGCAAATGGTACGATTAGACAATGGGGCCGAAAAAATCCTGGCGTGAATAATGTAAAGTTAGTAGCTGACTTTTTCCACGTCACTGTGGACTACTTATTAGGTAGTGAAGAAAAACCTTCTCTCAAAGAACCGATTGACCTTGCCGATTTGGTAGATGAAAATAAGGTCGATTGGGACGAGTGGGTTTCTTTTGACGGAAAGCCTCTTACCGATGAAGTTAAGACCGCTTTAAAACTTATCTTGGGTAAACGTCTGGAAGACTGA
- a CDS encoding cysteine desulfurase family protein: MIYLDNAATTPLLPEVVEVMTDVLINNFGNPSSTHNFGRQASQIVRQARETVAKALKVSPATITFTSGGSESNSTALVGYALANRHKGNHIITTALEHPSVLNALKYLQERHGFEITFVQPQSNGAFPAQLIEDALREDTILVSMMMANNETGQLLPIKEVGQLLDNHQAVFHVDSVQTMGKIPVFPEELKIDFLSASGHKFHGPKGVGFLYHRSGLRFDSIIHGGEQEEKRRAGTENLHSLMGMAKALQIATENMSKNYAHVEMLKELLLEELSDINFYKHEFGPSMPHVINLGFPEKNHDLLLTKLDLAGVAISTGSACTAGTVDPSHVLEAVYGSQSPKLKENIRVSFSELNTEDDVRTFVQTLKERAL, translated from the coding sequence ATTATATATCTAGATAATGCTGCGACCACGCCTTTATTACCAGAAGTTGTTGAAGTTATGACGGATGTGCTCATCAATAACTTTGGTAATCCTTCTAGTACCCATAACTTTGGCCGCCAAGCAAGCCAAATCGTGCGTCAAGCGCGTGAAACAGTAGCCAAAGCCCTTAAAGTATCACCTGCTACAATTACTTTTACTTCTGGCGGGAGTGAATCAAACTCAACCGCCTTAGTCGGTTATGCTTTAGCAAATCGTCACAAAGGAAATCATATTATTACAACAGCCTTGGAGCATCCTTCAGTACTGAATGCTCTAAAATATTTACAAGAGCGACATGGGTTTGAAATTACGTTCGTACAGCCACAATCAAACGGTGCTTTCCCTGCGCAACTTATTGAGGATGCACTTCGTGAAGATACAATCCTTGTCTCAATGATGATGGCAAATAACGAAACTGGACAATTACTTCCCATCAAAGAAGTTGGACAACTTTTAGACAATCATCAAGCCGTATTTCATGTTGATTCTGTACAAACAATGGGGAAAATACCTGTATTTCCTGAAGAATTAAAAATTGATTTTCTTTCAGCCAGTGGGCATAAATTTCATGGTCCTAAAGGTGTTGGTTTTCTTTACCATCGTTCTGGTCTCCGTTTTGATAGCATCATTCACGGCGGTGAGCAAGAAGAAAAACGACGTGCTGGTACTGAAAATCTCCATTCACTGATGGGTATGGCCAAGGCTTTACAAATCGCTACTGAAAACATGAGCAAAAATTATGCACATGTTGAAATGCTGAAGGAGCTTCTTCTTGAAGAACTTTCAGATATCAATTTTTATAAACATGAATTCGGCCCATCGATGCCCCACGTCATTAATCTTGGGTTTCCAGAAAAAAATCATGATCTACTTCTGACTAAACTTGATTTAGCTGGTGTTGCCATCTCAACTGGTTCGGCTTGTACTGCTGGAACAGTAGATCCTTCTCACGTGCTTGAAGCTGTTTATGGAAGTCAATCACCAAAACTCAAAGAAAACATTCGTGTTTCCTTTTCAGAACTCAACACTGAAGACGACGTTCGTACTTTTGTTCAAACCTTAAAAGAAAGGGCATTATAA
- a CDS encoding DUF1831 domain-containing protein — MAFITEKQLDGCKYIYKLSPNIKKFTLKDTTFIQNNVGNFEFKRMLEEVPNSGQGFLLKIIINPDLTGFKMSITDKSGLRNVNIFKNANEIIQDKFYFQMDTFVDRDVFIKSEK; from the coding sequence ATGGCTTTTATCACTGAAAAACAACTTGATGGCTGCAAATACATCTATAAATTGTCACCAAATATAAAAAAATTCACTCTTAAAGATACAACATTTATTCAAAATAATGTCGGAAATTTTGAATTCAAACGTATGCTTGAAGAGGTTCCAAACTCTGGCCAAGGCTTTCTACTTAAGATTATCATCAATCCTGATTTGACTGGTTTTAAGATGTCTATTACTGATAAATCCGGTTTACGCAATGTCAATATTTTTAAAAATGCGAATGAGATTATTCAGGATAAATTTTACTTCCAAATGGATACTTTTGTTGATCGGGATGTGTTTATAAAAAGCGAAAAATAA
- the tuf gene encoding elongation factor Tu, whose product MAKEVYDRSKPHVNIGTIGHVDHGKTTLSAAISKVLSDKGYSKATDFASIDAAPEERERGITINTAHIEYETDKRHYAHIDAPGHADYVKNMITGAAQMDGAILVVAATDGPMPQTREHILLSRQVGVKYLIVFLNKADLVDDEELMELVEMEVRDLLSEYDFPGDDTPVVAGSALGALNGEPQWVAKVEELMDIVDEYIPTPERDTDKPLLLPVEDVFSITGRGTVASGRIERGTVKVNDEIEIVGIKEDTKKAIVTGIEMFRKTLDEGLAGDNVGVLLRGVQRDEIERGQVIAKPGSITPHTMFEGEVYVLSKEEGGRHTPFFDNYRPQFYFHTTDVTGSVKLPEGTEMVMPGDNVHIDVELIHPVAIEQGTTFSIREGGRTVGSGIVAEIKK is encoded by the coding sequence ATGGCTAAAGAAGTTTACGACCGTAGCAAACCGCACGTAAATATTGGTACTATCGGACACGTTGACCATGGTAAAACTACCCTCTCAGCTGCAATCTCTAAAGTATTGTCTGACAAAGGTTACTCTAAAGCGACTGATTTCGCATCTATCGATGCTGCTCCAGAAGAACGCGAACGTGGTATCACTATCAACACTGCTCACATCGAGTACGAAACTGACAAACGTCACTATGCCCACATCGATGCCCCAGGTCACGCGGACTACGTTAAAAACATGATCACTGGTGCTGCCCAAATGGACGGTGCGATCCTCGTAGTTGCTGCAACTGATGGACCAATGCCACAAACACGTGAACACATCTTGCTTTCACGTCAAGTTGGTGTTAAATACCTTATCGTATTCCTTAACAAAGCTGACCTCGTTGATGACGAAGAACTTATGGAACTCGTTGAAATGGAAGTACGTGACCTCTTGTCAGAATATGACTTCCCAGGTGACGATACTCCAGTAGTAGCTGGTTCAGCTCTTGGTGCTTTGAACGGTGAACCTCAATGGGTTGCTAAAGTTGAAGAACTTATGGACATCGTTGACGAATACATCCCAACTCCAGAACGTGACACTGACAAACCATTGTTGCTTCCAGTCGAAGACGTATTCTCAATCACTGGTCGTGGTACAGTTGCTTCAGGTCGTATCGAACGTGGTACTGTTAAAGTCAACGACGAAATCGAAATCGTTGGTATTAAAGAAGACACTAAAAAAGCTATCGTTACTGGTATCGAAATGTTCCGTAAAACACTTGACGAAGGTCTTGCCGGCGATAACGTTGGTGTACTCCTCCGTGGTGTTCAACGTGACGAAATCGAACGTGGTCAAGTTATCGCTAAACCAGGTTCAATCACTCCACACACAATGTTTGAAGGTGAAGTTTACGTATTGAGCAAAGAAGAAGGCGGACGTCACACTCCATTCTTCGACAACTACCGTCCTCAATTCTACTTCCACACAACTGACGTTACTGGTTCAGTTAAACTTCCAGAAGGTACTGAAATGGTAATGCCTGGTGATAACGTTCACATCGACGTAGAACTTATCCACCCAGTTGCCATCGAACAAGGAACTACTTTCTCTATCCGTGAAGGTGGACGTACTGTTGGTTCAGGTATCGTAGCTGAAATCAAAAAATAA
- a CDS encoding SPJ_0845 family protein: MGLTFRKRDDFDKMMDDLGVSTEDVNTDKTSTTLKKQEDPFAKFLEKKDTSRENKADTRK; this comes from the coding sequence ATGGGACTGACTTTTAGAAAACGTGATGATTTTGATAAGATGATGGATGATTTAGGTGTATCTACTGAGGATGTAAATACAGATAAGACTTCTACTACACTCAAGAAGCAAGAAGATCCTTTTGCAAAATTTCTAGAAAAAAAAGATACTTCAAGAGAAAATAAAGCTGATACTCGTAAATAG
- a CDS encoding DUF4044 domain-containing protein, giving the protein MAYKKKQKSTFQKVTMVVVVAMLLLIVFSSLAMALSAF; this is encoded by the coding sequence ATGGCTTACAAAAAGAAACAAAAATCAACTTTTCAAAAAGTGACAATGGTGGTTGTCGTAGCAATGCTTTTACTTATTGTCTTTAGCTCATTGGCTATGGCATTATCCGCTTTTTAA
- the ileS gene encoding isoleucine--tRNA ligase gives MKIKDTLNLGKTAFPMRAGLPNKESGWQKEWSDAKLYEARQELNEGKPSFMLHDGPPYANGNIHVGHALNKISKDIIVRYKSMSGFRAPYVPGWDTHGLPIEQQLSKAGMNRKEMDMLDYLEECRKYALKQVDMQRTDFKSLGVLADWDRPYMTLLPEYEAAQIRVFGKMAEKGYIYKGQKPIYWSPSSESSLAEAEIEYQDVRSASIFVAFKAKDVKGVLPEDAEFVIWTTTPWTLPANMGIFVHPDYEYSVVEVGERKFVVASEMLSKVAETLEWENPTVLQTVKGSEMDMMTAQHPFYDRESLVMNGDYVTLDSGTGLVHSAPGHGEDDYFFSRKYKLEVLSPVDNRGYYTDEAPGLEGIFYDEGNKVVSKWLEEKGALLKLDFFTHSYPHDWRTKKPVIFRATPQWFASIDDFRENILREIEQVDWIIPWGKTRLYNMVRDRGDWVISRQRAWGVPLPIFYAENGEAIITPETIEHVANLFAEHGSKAWVEREAKDLLPEGFTHPGSPNGEFTKEKDIMDVWFDSGSSWNGVLNERDYLSYPADLYLEGSDQYRGWFNSSITTSVAVNGISPYKAVLSQGFVLDGKGRKMSKSIGNTILPSDVTGKLGADILRLWVASVDTEADVRVSMEILNQVSEVYRKIRNTMRFLIANTSDFDKNRDTVSYEKLRSVDKYMLVKFNELVKSVREAYDSYNFMSVYKQIINFLTNDLSAFYLDFAKDVVYIEAANSADRRSMQTVMYTMLAGLTKLLVPIIPHTAEEIWSYLEAEEEKFAYLAEMPEAKIFTASEELLGEWEAFLDFRDKVLKALEEAREAKLIGKSLEAKVTVYPNEVVSSLLVSLDENIAQLLIVSDFSVSTGVAPENAVKFDDVAILVEAAAGQVCERCRRTDETVGQEENENLKNLCANCAEIVKNEFPEVLTVGFE, from the coding sequence ATGAAAATCAAAGATACATTAAACTTAGGGAAAACAGCTTTCCCAATGCGTGCAGGATTGCCTAATAAAGAATCCGGTTGGCAAAAAGAATGGTCAGATGCGAAGTTGTATGAAGCACGTCAAGAACTTAATGAAGGGAAGCCTTCCTTCATGCTACATGATGGACCTCCATATGCGAACGGTAACATTCATGTAGGTCATGCACTAAATAAAATCTCTAAAGATATTATTGTACGTTATAAATCAATGTCTGGTTTCCGTGCTCCATATGTACCAGGTTGGGATACACATGGCTTACCAATCGAACAGCAACTCTCAAAAGCAGGTATGAACCGTAAAGAGATGGATATGTTGGATTACCTCGAAGAATGCCGTAAATATGCCCTCAAACAAGTAGATATGCAACGTACAGATTTCAAATCCTTGGGTGTATTAGCAGATTGGGATCGCCCTTATATGACCCTCTTGCCAGAATATGAGGCTGCACAAATTCGCGTATTTGGGAAAATGGCTGAAAAAGGCTATATCTACAAAGGACAAAAACCAATCTATTGGTCACCATCATCAGAAAGCTCATTGGCGGAAGCGGAAATTGAGTATCAAGACGTACGTTCGGCATCAATCTTTGTAGCTTTTAAAGCCAAAGATGTTAAAGGAGTTTTGCCAGAAGATGCAGAGTTTGTTATCTGGACCACAACACCTTGGACACTTCCTGCTAATATGGGAATCTTTGTACATCCAGATTATGAATATTCAGTAGTTGAAGTGGGAGAACGCAAGTTCGTTGTTGCATCTGAAATGCTCAGCAAAGTAGCAGAAACTTTGGAATGGGAAAATCCTACTGTTCTCCAAACGGTTAAAGGTTCCGAAATGGATATGATGACAGCACAGCATCCATTTTACGACCGTGAATCATTAGTAATGAATGGGGATTATGTAACTCTTGATTCAGGTACAGGACTTGTTCATAGTGCACCTGGTCATGGGGAAGATGACTATTTCTTCAGTCGTAAGTACAAGCTTGAAGTTCTCTCTCCTGTGGATAACCGTGGTTATTATACTGATGAAGCTCCTGGTTTGGAAGGTATTTTCTATGATGAAGGAAATAAAGTTGTAAGTAAGTGGCTAGAAGAGAAAGGAGCTTTGCTTAAACTTGACTTCTTCACACACAGCTATCCTCATGATTGGCGTACAAAAAAACCAGTTATTTTCCGTGCAACTCCACAGTGGTTTGCTTCAATTGATGATTTCCGTGAAAACATTTTGCGTGAAATTGAACAAGTAGACTGGATTATTCCTTGGGGTAAAACACGTCTTTATAATATGGTACGTGATCGCGGAGACTGGGTTATTTCTCGTCAGCGCGCTTGGGGTGTTCCACTTCCGATCTTCTATGCAGAAAATGGGGAAGCGATTATCACACCTGAGACGATTGAACATGTTGCCAATCTTTTTGCAGAACATGGGTCAAAAGCTTGGGTAGAACGTGAAGCAAAAGACCTCTTGCCTGAAGGGTTTACTCATCCAGGTTCACCAAATGGTGAATTTACTAAAGAAAAAGACATTATGGATGTCTGGTTTGATTCGGGTTCATCATGGAATGGCGTCCTGAATGAACGCGACTATCTCTCTTATCCAGCGGATCTTTATTTGGAAGGTTCGGACCAATACCGTGGCTGGTTTAACTCATCAATCACAACTTCCGTGGCAGTTAATGGTATTTCTCCATATAAGGCTGTACTTTCACAAGGTTTTGTACTTGATGGAAAAGGCCGTAAAATGTCTAAATCAATTGGAAATACCATCTTACCATCAGATGTTACAGGAAAATTAGGAGCTGATATTCTTCGACTTTGGGTAGCCTCTGTTGATACAGAAGCAGATGTCCGTGTTTCAATGGAAATTCTTAATCAAGTTTCAGAAGTTTACCGTAAAATCCGCAATACAATGCGTTTCTTGATCGCTAACACTTCGGACTTTGATAAAAATAGAGACACAGTTTCATATGAAAAACTCCGTAGCGTAGATAAATATATGCTAGTGAAGTTTAATGAGCTCGTGAAATCAGTACGTGAAGCTTATGATTCTTATAATTTCATGAGTGTGTATAAGCAAATCATCAATTTCCTCACAAATGATTTGTCAGCTTTCTACCTTGACTTTGCAAAAGATGTTGTTTATATTGAAGCAGCCAATTCTGCAGATCGTCGTTCTATGCAAACTGTAATGTATACAATGCTTGCTGGTTTGACAAAGCTCTTGGTTCCTATCATCCCACACACAGCAGAAGAAATCTGGTCATATCTTGAAGCTGAGGAAGAAAAATTTGCGTATCTAGCAGAAATGCCTGAAGCTAAAATCTTTACTGCATCAGAAGAATTACTGGGAGAATGGGAAGCTTTCCTTGATTTCCGGGACAAGGTACTTAAGGCACTTGAAGAAGCACGAGAAGCTAAGTTAATCGGTAAATCCCTTGAAGCAAAAGTAACGGTTTATCCTAACGAAGTAGTATCAAGTCTACTTGTAAGTCTTGATGAAAACATTGCACAACTTCTTATTGTTTCTGATTTCTCTGTATCTACGGGTGTAGCACCTGAAAACGCAGTTAAATTTGATGATGTTGCAATTCTGGTAGAAGCAGCCGCTGGTCAAGTTTGTGAACGTTGCCGCCGTACAGATGAAACAGTTGGTCAAGAAGAAAATGAAAATCTTAAAAATCTATGTGCGAACTGTGCGGAAATCGTTAAAAATGAATTCCCTGAAGTTTTAACAGTTGGTTTTGAATAA
- a CDS encoding DivIVA domain-containing protein — MALNSLDVQNKTFNTQMRGYSKHEIEEFLDIIVRDYDEFAQKIKEQDRELKSLRERVRYFDDMKDSLNKSIVVAQDAADNLRVQAQSESNSIIAEASQKGQLIIEAAKKEAGTILNQASDDARRLVRDTDDLKRKMRLYHQRMTSIIEAQLASIHSEDWQDTLESTSSHITNPEEKLQEIVDMQLSDTSLSGNVTQQEVTDTENIEKDTSSETVETSQPEPAVEEPQVVEEAVTPVAEVEEEKPEFPSEETEDSVDETKPYPVFPELQTEVPEVETTENK; from the coding sequence ATGGCATTGAATAGTTTAGATGTTCAAAATAAAACATTTAACACGCAAATGCGTGGTTATAGCAAACACGAAATTGAAGAGTTTTTAGACATTATTGTTCGTGATTATGATGAGTTTGCGCAGAAAATTAAAGAACAAGATCGTGAACTCAAATCATTACGTGAACGTGTAAGATATTTTGATGATATGAAAGATTCATTGAACAAGTCAATTGTTGTGGCACAAGATGCAGCAGATAATTTGCGTGTTCAAGCACAAAGCGAGTCAAACAGTATCATTGCAGAAGCAAGCCAAAAAGGTCAATTAATCATTGAAGCTGCTAAAAAAGAAGCAGGAACGATTCTTAATCAAGCTTCTGATGACGCCCGTCGTTTGGTACGTGATACAGATGATTTAAAACGTAAGATGCGTCTTTACCATCAACGTATGACTTCAATTATTGAAGCTCAGTTAGCAAGTATTCATTCCGAAGATTGGCAAGATACGTTAGAATCTACATCCTCACATATTACAAATCCAGAAGAAAAGCTTCAAGAAATTGTGGATATGCAATTGAGTGATACATCATTATCAGGAAATGTGACACAACAAGAAGTGACAGATACTGAAAATATTGAAAAAGATACAAGTTCTGAGACTGTTGAAACATCTCAGCCAGAACCAGCAGTGGAAGAACCACAAGTTGTAGAAGAAGCTGTTACTCCAGTTGCGGAGGTGGAAGAGGAAAAACCCGAATTTCCCTCAGAAGAGACGGAAGATTCAGTTGATGAAACAAAGCCTTATCCAGTTTTTCCGGAATTGCAAACAGAAGTTCCAGAAGTAGAAACAACAGAAAATAAATAA
- a CDS encoding RNA-binding protein, with product MSQENIYQHFHPDEKQFIDRVLDWIDSVENNYSVVTTYFLNPREVEILESLANKRELQIFSTQDIAETELTKIILAPEFYHLNIDDFDLVLLEISYANKYYHLKHSQILGSFLGQTGIRRTEIGDIVLNDERAQIFVSRHLLEIFQKNIEKIGSATVQFVEKPFTELIKTEATSIVKVVLVSSLRIDKIVASTFEISRNIAVNMLQSRKVKLNYLEIDKKDFPVGQGDLISVRGLGRIKILRLLGETKKGKQKVECEITKNHKKK from the coding sequence ATGAGTCAAGAAAATATATATCAGCATTTTCATCCTGATGAAAAACAATTTATTGATCGAGTCTTAGACTGGATTGATAGCGTGGAAAACAATTATTCTGTAGTTACTACTTATTTTCTAAATCCTAGAGAAGTCGAAATTCTCGAATCTTTAGCAAATAAGCGGGAACTTCAGATTTTTTCTACTCAAGATATTGCAGAAACCGAATTGACTAAAATTATTTTGGCTCCAGAATTTTATCATTTAAATATTGACGATTTTGATTTGGTTTTATTAGAAATTTCTTATGCAAATAAGTACTATCATCTCAAACATTCGCAAATACTTGGTAGTTTTTTAGGACAAACAGGAATCCGTCGAACAGAGATTGGCGATATCGTTTTAAATGATGAAAGAGCACAAATTTTTGTGTCGAGACACCTGCTTGAAATTTTTCAGAAAAATATTGAAAAAATAGGTTCAGCGACAGTCCAATTTGTAGAAAAACCTTTTACAGAGCTTATTAAAACGGAAGCTACATCGATTGTAAAAGTTGTTCTCGTCTCTAGTTTGCGCATTGATAAAATCGTTGCAAGCACTTTCGAAATTTCTCGCAATATTGCCGTAAATATGTTACAATCAAGAAAGGTAAAGTTAAATTACCTTGAAATTGATAAAAAAGATTTTCCCGTGGGACAGGGTGATTTAATCAGTGTCCGCGGCCTTGGTCGCATCAAAATTCTAAGACTTTTAGGTGAGACAAAAAAAGGTAAGCAGAAAGTCGAATGTGAAATTACTAAGAATCATAAGAAAAAATAG
- a CDS encoding YggT family protein, translating into MIIYILIRLIGLYTWVLVAYALMSWVPSLYNTAVGRFIVKISRPYLSLFEGIPLRFAGLDFTIVLGVIALQVIQQILLRLL; encoded by the coding sequence ATGATTATATATATTTTAATACGACTAATTGGACTTTACACATGGGTCTTGGTAGCATATGCCTTGATGAGTTGGGTACCAAGTCTCTATAATACAGCAGTAGGCCGTTTTATTGTCAAAATCTCAAGACCATACCTCAGCTTATTTGAAGGTATTCCATTGCGCTTTGCAGGACTAGATTTTACTATTGTACTTGGTGTAATAGCTCTGCAAGTCATCCAACAAATTCTCTTGCGCTTGCTATGA
- a CDS encoding cell division protein SepF encodes MALKDQFDKLKRFFEEDDDEYDEPVVAAQKPQAQPQKSSTVNNTEKKTTGTSRPVQQQERAQAKPAGKRPMSFSSPTNNTKTTEKKVQKPMMNQATTSAGQVIAIKEPRAYSDIMESARIVKNGESVLVNFKFMPDNQARRSIDFLTGVVFTLDGDVQNVGGQIFLLTPANITVDASQELSILAGQNFENFDI; translated from the coding sequence ATGGCCTTAAAAGACCAATTTGATAAATTAAAGAGATTTTTCGAAGAGGACGATGATGAATATGATGAGCCCGTTGTAGCGGCACAAAAGCCACAAGCGCAACCGCAAAAATCTTCAACAGTAAATAATACAGAAAAGAAAACAACAGGGACAAGTCGCCCAGTTCAGCAACAGGAAAGAGCGCAAGCTAAACCAGCTGGTAAACGTCCTATGTCATTTTCTTCACCCACAAATAACACTAAAACAACAGAGAAAAAAGTTCAAAAACCTATGATGAATCAAGCCACAACAAGTGCCGGACAAGTTATTGCAATCAAAGAGCCACGTGCATATTCTGATATTATGGAATCTGCCCGTATCGTAAAAAATGGAGAGTCAGTTTTGGTAAACTTCAAGTTTATGCCAGACAATCAAGCTCGCCGTTCAATCGACTTTTTGACGGGAGTAGTTTTCACACTTGATGGTGATGTTCAAAATGTTGGCGGACAAATTTTCTTACTCACCCCGGCGAATATCACAGTTGATGCTTCCCAAGAATTAAGTATCTTGGCGGGACAAAACTTTGAAAACTTCGATATTTAA